The following coding sequences lie in one Amycolatopsis cihanbeyliensis genomic window:
- a CDS encoding glucose 1-dehydrogenase, with product MSRVSKQTLSSEPSGRLAGKVALITGAARGQGAAAARRFVAEGARVVLADVTDDEGKQLADELGPAAAYQHLDVGAEDDWALAVERAVAEFGALNVLVNNAGILHFSELAKTSLADYERVLRVNQVGTFLGMRSVVDPMTAAGGGSIVNVSSVEGLAGMPFLVAYTASKFAIRGMTKVAALELGDKGIRVNSLHPGVIDTRMVQDAAGGVEPDMALIGKKVALRRVGRPEEIAGLALFLASDESSYCTGGEFVADGGATATHALKI from the coding sequence GTGTCGCGCGTTTCAAAACAAACACTGAGTAGCGAACCCAGCGGCAGGCTGGCGGGCAAGGTCGCCCTGATCACCGGCGCCGCCCGCGGCCAGGGTGCCGCCGCGGCCCGCCGCTTCGTCGCCGAGGGTGCCCGCGTCGTCCTGGCCGACGTGACCGACGACGAGGGAAAGCAACTCGCCGACGAGCTCGGTCCGGCGGCCGCGTACCAGCATCTCGACGTCGGCGCCGAGGACGACTGGGCGCTGGCCGTGGAACGGGCCGTCGCCGAGTTCGGCGCGCTGAACGTGCTGGTGAACAACGCGGGCATCCTGCACTTCTCCGAACTCGCGAAGACCAGCCTCGCCGACTACGAGCGAGTGCTGCGGGTGAACCAGGTCGGTACGTTTCTCGGAATGCGTTCGGTCGTTGATCCGATGACCGCCGCGGGCGGTGGTTCCATCGTCAACGTGTCCTCTGTGGAGGGACTGGCCGGTATGCCGTTCCTGGTCGCCTACACCGCGAGCAAGTTCGCCATCCGCGGGATGACCAAGGTGGCCGCCCTGGAGCTCGGGGACAAGGGCATCCGGGTGAACTCGCTGCATCCCGGTGTGATCGACACCAGGATGGTGCAGGATGCCGCCGGTGGGGTGGAGCCGGACATGGCCTTGATCGGCAAGAAGGTGGCGCTGCGGCGCGTCGGTCGGCCCGAGGAGATCGCCGGGCTGGCACTCTTCCTGGCCAGCGACGAAAGCTCGTACTGCACCGGCGGCGAGTTCGTCGCGGACGGGGGCGCCACGGCGACACACGCGCTCAAGATCTGA
- a CDS encoding aldehyde dehydrogenase family protein yields MPLTVQPHRESLGLKTGLLYVDGQWGPAREGATWTHRHPASGEDVGEFAAAGRADVDDAVAAARRAFDSGEWPNSRAGVRIGVLHRYANLLREHADELRALQALDNSVPLSFGGIYATSVGAAADVFDHHAGWVDKVGGQTLPPYQGGDHLAATFREPIGVVAAILPWNAPFLLFAQKVAPALAAGCTVVLKPSEYATFAVLRMVELLAEAGLPAGALNVVTGTGEAVGEPLITHADVDKVSFTGSRAVGKRIVEASAGTLKRVSLELGGKSPAIVFGDAPNVGLAAATVTGAVTMGLSGQACVANTRALVQRDVYEEFIAAAQGMTAGITYGDPFDPGVISSPLINERQLERVLGYIETGKREARLVCGGERLEGDLAAGNFVAPTIFADVDNAATIAQEEIFGPVLAVVPFDDEEEAVRLANDTEYGLGAGLFTADVQRAFRVSRRLRVGTIGINGFQVEPHLPFGGFKQSGLGREGGRSAFEAYTELKTVMLPLTEEMM; encoded by the coding sequence ATGCCGCTCACCGTGCAACCGCACCGCGAATCGCTCGGCCTGAAGACCGGTCTGCTCTACGTCGACGGCCAGTGGGGGCCGGCCCGCGAGGGCGCCACCTGGACCCACCGCCATCCCGCGAGCGGGGAGGATGTCGGCGAGTTCGCCGCGGCGGGCCGCGCCGATGTGGACGACGCCGTGGCCGCCGCCCGCAGGGCCTTCGACTCCGGCGAGTGGCCCAACTCCAGGGCGGGCGTGCGCATCGGGGTGCTGCACCGCTACGCGAACCTGCTGCGCGAGCACGCCGACGAGTTGCGCGCCCTGCAGGCGCTGGACAACTCCGTCCCGTTGTCCTTCGGCGGCATCTACGCCACCTCGGTCGGCGCGGCCGCCGACGTGTTCGACCATCACGCGGGCTGGGTGGACAAGGTGGGCGGGCAGACCCTGCCGCCGTACCAGGGCGGCGACCACCTCGCGGCCACCTTCCGCGAACCGATCGGCGTGGTCGCCGCGATCCTGCCGTGGAACGCACCCTTCCTGCTGTTCGCGCAGAAGGTCGCGCCCGCGCTGGCGGCAGGCTGCACGGTGGTGCTGAAGCCTTCGGAGTACGCCACCTTCGCGGTGCTGCGGATGGTGGAGTTGCTGGCCGAGGCCGGGCTGCCTGCCGGTGCGCTGAACGTCGTCACCGGCACCGGCGAGGCCGTCGGCGAACCGCTGATCACCCACGCCGACGTGGACAAGGTCAGCTTCACCGGCAGCAGGGCGGTGGGCAAGCGCATCGTGGAGGCCTCGGCGGGCACGTTGAAACGGGTGTCGCTGGAGCTCGGCGGGAAGAGCCCGGCGATCGTGTTCGGCGACGCGCCGAACGTGGGGCTGGCCGCCGCGACCGTGACCGGCGCGGTCACCATGGGCCTGTCCGGGCAGGCCTGCGTCGCCAACACCAGGGCACTGGTGCAGCGGGATGTCTACGAGGAGTTCATCGCGGCCGCGCAGGGCATGACCGCGGGGATCACCTACGGCGACCCCTTCGACCCCGGGGTGATCTCCAGCCCGCTGATCAACGAGCGCCAGCTGGAGCGGGTGCTCGGCTACATCGAAACCGGCAAGCGAGAGGCCAGGCTGGTCTGTGGCGGGGAACGGCTGGAAGGCGACCTCGCCGCGGGCAACTTCGTCGCACCGACCATCTTCGCCGATGTGGACAACGCGGCCACCATCGCGCAGGAGGAGATCTTCGGCCCGGTGCTCGCGGTGGTCCCCTTCGACGACGAGGAGGAGGCGGTCCGGCTGGCCAACGACACCGAGTACGGGCTCGGCGCCGGGCTGTTCACCGCCGACGTGCAGCGCGCCTTCCGCGTGTCCCGCAGGCTGCGGGTCGGAACGATCGGGATCAACGGCTTCCAGGTGGAACCGCACCTGCCGTTCGGGGGCTTCAAGCAGTCCGGGCTCGGCAGGGAGGGCGGCCGGTCCGCCTTCGAGGCCTACACCGAGCTGAAGACCGTGATGCTGCCGCTGACCGAGGAGATGATGTAA
- a CDS encoding 3-oxoacyl-ACP reductase produces MSPTGLEGKVAVVTGAGAGLGRAEALALADAGAAVVVNDLGGAAKAVAEEIEARGGTALPVAGDVAERSCADELIGAATERLGGLHVLVNNAGVVRDRMLFNMSDEEWDAVLRVHLRGHFLLSRNAGAYWRQRSKAEARPVYGRVVNTASEAFLVGAEGQPNYAAAKGGIAALTVATARGLGRYGVRANAICPRARTAMTAEVFGDAPETGTDPLSVDHVAPFVAFLAGEAAGRISGQVFVVHGGMVALLRPPSVEQRFDTTGDTWTLAELADTVGGYFTERDPARMFAAPEILALP; encoded by the coding sequence TTGAGTCCGACGGGCCTCGAGGGCAAGGTCGCCGTTGTCACCGGGGCGGGTGCCGGCCTGGGCAGGGCCGAGGCGCTGGCGCTGGCCGACGCGGGAGCCGCGGTGGTGGTCAACGACCTCGGTGGCGCCGCCAAGGCCGTGGCCGAGGAGATCGAGGCCCGTGGCGGCACGGCCTTGCCGGTCGCTGGGGATGTCGCGGAGCGGTCCTGCGCGGATGAGCTCATCGGCGCCGCCACCGAGCGACTCGGCGGCCTGCACGTCCTGGTGAACAACGCGGGCGTGGTGCGCGACCGGATGTTGTTCAACATGTCCGACGAGGAGTGGGACGCCGTGCTGCGGGTGCACCTGCGCGGGCATTTCCTGCTGTCCCGCAACGCGGGTGCCTACTGGCGGCAACGATCCAAGGCGGAGGCCCGCCCGGTGTACGGCCGGGTGGTGAACACCGCATCCGAGGCCTTCCTGGTGGGCGCGGAAGGCCAGCCCAACTACGCCGCGGCCAAGGGCGGGATCGCCGCGCTCACCGTCGCGACCGCCCGCGGGCTCGGCCGCTACGGGGTGCGCGCCAACGCGATCTGCCCGCGCGCCCGCACCGCGATGACCGCCGAGGTCTTCGGGGACGCGCCGGAGACCGGCACCGACCCGCTGTCGGTCGACCATGTCGCACCGTTCGTCGCCTTCCTCGCCGGGGAGGCGGCCGGGCGGATCAGCGGGCAGGTGTTCGTGGTGCACGGCGGCATGGTCGCCCTGCTCCGGCCACCCTCGGTGGAGCAGCGGTTCGACACCACCGGCGACACCTGGACCCTCGCCGAGCTCGCGGACACCGTCGGCGGTTACTTCACCGAACGCGACCCGGCACGGATGTTCGCCGCGCCGGAGATCCTCGCCTTGCCCTGA
- a CDS encoding MlaE family ABC transporter permease: MGARPAGSTIPGAAALAQVGRLATLSAEVLRAIPRRPFQFREWIQQCWFFASVTILPTALVAIPFGAVIALQLGSLTQQIGAQSFTGAASALAIVQQASPLITALLVAGAGGSAVCADIGARKIREEIDAMEVLGVNPIQRLVVPRVLAAIVVSVLLNGLVSVVGVLGGYFFNVVMQGGTPGAYLASFNALAQLPDLWISEIKAFLYGFVAGVVAAFRGLNPAGGPKGVGDAVNQAVVITFLLLFLINVVLTAIYLQIVPPKAL; this comes from the coding sequence ATGGGTGCTCGACCCGCGGGGAGCACGATCCCCGGCGCCGCCGCGCTCGCCCAGGTCGGGCGGCTGGCCACCCTGTCGGCCGAGGTGCTGCGGGCGATTCCCCGCAGGCCGTTCCAGTTCCGCGAGTGGATCCAGCAGTGCTGGTTCTTCGCCAGTGTCACGATCCTGCCGACAGCGCTGGTGGCCATCCCGTTCGGCGCGGTGATCGCGTTGCAACTGGGTTCGCTGACCCAGCAGATCGGGGCGCAGTCCTTCACCGGTGCGGCCAGCGCGCTGGCCATCGTGCAGCAGGCCAGTCCGCTGATCACCGCCCTGCTGGTGGCGGGCGCGGGCGGCAGTGCGGTCTGCGCGGACATCGGGGCGCGCAAGATCCGCGAGGAGATCGACGCCATGGAGGTGCTCGGGGTCAACCCGATCCAGCGCCTCGTCGTGCCGAGGGTGCTCGCCGCGATCGTGGTGTCGGTGCTGCTCAACGGCCTGGTCAGCGTGGTCGGCGTGCTCGGTGGCTACTTCTTCAACGTGGTCATGCAGGGCGGCACCCCCGGCGCCTACCTGGCCAGCTTCAACGCACTGGCGCAGCTACCGGACCTGTGGATCAGTGAGATCAAGGCGTTCCTCTACGGGTTCGTCGCCGGGGTGGTCGCCGCCTTCCGCGGGCTGAACCCCGCCGGCGGGCCGAAGGGGGTCGGGGACGCGGTGAACCAGGCCGTGGTGATCACCTTCCTGCTGCTGTTCCTGATCAACGTGGTGCTCACCGCGATCTACCTGCAGATCGTTCCCCCGAAGGCGCTGTAG
- a CDS encoding acyl-CoA dehydrogenase family protein: protein MDFSFSEAQRELAALTRRILTDQVPPESLPGHGTGGFDRALWTELGKAGVIDAALPSAAGGGGFGLLEQCSILVELGRAAAPVPYLPAVTMAGSALAEFGDGELLERWLVPTLRGDRLLTAALPDLGTPCGFTAERAGSGWRVSGGQTAVPFAAFADGFLLPAGTADGEVLLLVERDRPGLSVLEQRVVDRGDAGLVEASDLDLPAGAALGEPGAGLVEWLRLRGTVGLVAAQFGVLERALELTAQYARERTQFDQVIGGFQAVRQRLADAYLDVQAVRLTLWQAAWCLAEGESADSTVATAKFWAAEAGHRVAHTAVHIHGGVGIDVDYPLHQYFVAAKRNEFALGGATAQLRALGDLLAEET, encoded by the coding sequence GTGGATTTCTCGTTCAGCGAAGCGCAGCGGGAGCTCGCCGCGCTTACCCGCCGCATCCTGACCGACCAGGTACCGCCGGAATCGTTGCCCGGTCATGGAACCGGCGGGTTCGATCGGGCGCTGTGGACCGAACTGGGCAAGGCGGGCGTTATCGACGCCGCGCTGCCATCCGCCGCGGGCGGCGGCGGGTTCGGGCTGCTGGAGCAGTGCTCGATCCTGGTCGAACTGGGCCGGGCCGCCGCCCCGGTCCCCTACCTGCCCGCCGTCACCATGGCCGGGTCGGCACTGGCCGAGTTCGGCGACGGCGAGTTGCTGGAACGCTGGCTGGTCCCGACCCTGCGCGGTGACCGGCTGCTCACCGCGGCACTGCCGGATCTCGGCACGCCGTGCGGGTTCACCGCCGAGCGCGCCGGCAGCGGCTGGCGCGTCTCCGGCGGCCAGACCGCGGTGCCCTTCGCCGCCTTCGCCGACGGGTTCCTGCTGCCGGCAGGCACCGCGGACGGCGAGGTGCTGCTGCTCGTGGAGCGCGACCGGCCCGGCCTGTCCGTGCTCGAGCAGCGGGTGGTCGACCGGGGCGACGCCGGGCTGGTGGAGGCGAGCGACCTGGACCTGCCCGCGGGTGCCGCGCTGGGCGAACCCGGCGCCGGCCTGGTGGAGTGGTTGCGGCTGCGCGGAACCGTCGGGCTGGTGGCCGCGCAGTTCGGGGTGCTGGAACGCGCGCTGGAGCTGACCGCGCAGTACGCGCGCGAACGCACCCAGTTCGACCAGGTCATCGGCGGCTTCCAGGCGGTAAGGCAGCGGCTCGCGGACGCCTACCTCGACGTGCAGGCCGTGCGGCTGACCCTGTGGCAGGCCGCCTGGTGCCTCGCCGAGGGGGAATCGGCCGACTCGACGGTCGCCACGGCGAAGTTCTGGGCCGCCGAGGCGGGACACCGGGTGGCGCACACCGCGGTGCACATCCACGGCGGGGTCGGTATCGACGTGGACTACCCGCTGCACCAGTACTTCGTCGCGGCCAAGCGCAACGAGTTCGCGCTCGGCGGCGCCACCGCGCAGTTGCGTGCCCTCGGCGACCTGCTGGCGGAGGAGACGTGA
- a CDS encoding acyl-CoA dehydrogenase family protein, which yields MRISYTPEQARLRDELRSYFAELMTPQRSEALRGEGGEYGDGTAYQEVVRELGREGLLALGWPKAYGGQQRSMLDQLIFTDEAATAGVPVPFLTINTIGPTIMRYGTEDQKAFYLPRIAAGEVHFAIGYSEPEAGTDLASLRTRAVREGDEYVVNGQKMWTSLIEYADYVWLAVRTDPEARKHKGLSILIVPTSAEGFSWTKVRTMAGPGTSATYYTDVRVPVEARIAEENEGWPLITNQLNHERVALTSAAPVTAALRAVREWAQRTTRPDGGRVIDAEWVRMHLARVHAHVEYLKLRNWEIAWTAGESADQLGPAEPSATKVFGTELTIEACRLLMEVLGTGAVVREGSPGAVLRGRVERLHRSALILTFGGGTNEVQRDLVAATALGLPVTR from the coding sequence ATGCGCATCAGCTACACACCCGAGCAGGCCCGGCTGCGCGACGAGCTGCGGTCCTACTTCGCGGAGTTGATGACCCCGCAGCGGTCCGAGGCCCTGCGCGGAGAGGGCGGGGAGTACGGCGACGGAACCGCTTACCAGGAGGTCGTGCGGGAACTGGGCCGGGAGGGCCTGCTCGCGCTCGGCTGGCCGAAGGCCTACGGCGGGCAGCAGAGATCCATGCTCGACCAGCTCATCTTCACGGACGAGGCGGCCACGGCCGGGGTGCCGGTGCCGTTCCTGACGATCAACACCATCGGCCCCACGATCATGCGCTACGGCACCGAGGACCAGAAGGCGTTCTACCTGCCGCGGATCGCCGCGGGCGAGGTGCACTTCGCCATCGGCTACTCCGAACCCGAGGCCGGCACCGACCTGGCCTCGCTGCGCACCCGCGCGGTACGCGAGGGTGACGAGTACGTGGTCAACGGCCAGAAGATGTGGACCAGCCTGATCGAGTACGCCGACTACGTGTGGCTGGCCGTACGCACCGACCCGGAGGCACGCAAGCACAAGGGGCTGAGCATCCTCATCGTGCCCACCTCGGCCGAGGGCTTCTCCTGGACCAAGGTGCGCACCATGGCCGGCCCCGGCACCAGCGCCACCTACTACACGGACGTGCGGGTGCCGGTCGAGGCCAGGATCGCCGAGGAGAACGAGGGCTGGCCGCTGATCACGAACCAGCTCAACCACGAGCGGGTCGCGCTCACCTCGGCCGCACCGGTGACCGCGGCGCTGCGGGCCGTGCGGGAGTGGGCCCAGCGGACCACGCGGCCCGACGGCGGTCGGGTCATCGACGCCGAGTGGGTGCGTATGCACCTGGCGCGGGTGCACGCGCACGTCGAGTACCTGAAGCTGCGCAACTGGGAGATCGCCTGGACGGCGGGCGAGTCGGCGGATCAGCTCGGGCCGGCGGAGCCCTCGGCGACCAAGGTGTTCGGCACCGAGCTGACCATCGAGGCGTGCCGGCTGCTGATGGAGGTCCTCGGCACCGGCGCCGTGGTGCGCGAGGGGTCCCCCGGTGCCGTCCTGCGCGGGCGCGTCGAGCGGCTGCACCGTTCCGCGCTGATCCTCACCTTCGGTGGGGGAACCAACGAGGTGCAACGCGACCTGGTGGCCGCGACCGCGCTCGGCCTTCCGGTCACCCGCTGA
- a CDS encoding MCE family protein, whose product MSSVRRSVVLRRLRHQVLGLVFLVVVALFFVTTIAIYNKAFVDYIGVRLETSHVGNQMREGADVKVRGMLVGEVRTIEARGDHASLELALQPEKVDLIPANVSARLLPKTLFGERYVALQIPEKPAPESLAGGAVIGQDRSSTAIELERVLGNVLPLLQSVQPQKLASTLNAVSTALEGRGEQLGDTLVALGDYLERMNPSLPDLKADLTGLADTANTYAEAAPDFLTALSDLTTTSRTLLEKREQLTGLYATISTASADLGSFLEVNKENLIDLTGTVQPTLDVLAKYAPEYPCMLKQLADSIPAAEAAFGKGTDEMNHVTIRFTASRGKYLPGVDEPEYNDKRGPRCYPQAPAPGRWPQYPPEGPVKDGASKPAPPNSPRGFEETTGGGGGTPAAPPLANSPAERRLIAGLRAGQLGVPPAEIPGWTSLLVGPLYRGAEVTVE is encoded by the coding sequence ATGAGTAGCGTTCGCCGGTCGGTTGTGCTGCGCCGCCTGCGGCACCAGGTGCTGGGGCTGGTGTTCCTGGTCGTGGTCGCGCTGTTCTTCGTGACCACGATCGCGATCTACAACAAGGCGTTCGTCGACTACATCGGGGTCCGGCTGGAGACCAGCCATGTCGGCAACCAGATGCGCGAGGGCGCGGACGTGAAGGTTCGCGGCATGCTCGTCGGCGAGGTACGCACCATCGAGGCACGCGGGGACCACGCCTCCCTGGAACTCGCCCTGCAGCCGGAGAAGGTCGACCTGATCCCGGCCAACGTCAGCGCGCGGCTGCTGCCGAAGACCCTGTTCGGCGAGCGCTACGTGGCACTGCAGATCCCGGAGAAACCCGCGCCGGAGTCGCTGGCAGGGGGCGCGGTGATCGGGCAGGACCGCAGCAGCACGGCGATCGAGCTGGAACGGGTGCTCGGCAACGTCCTACCCTTGCTGCAATCCGTGCAGCCGCAGAAGCTCGCCAGCACGTTGAACGCGGTGTCCACCGCGCTGGAGGGGCGGGGCGAGCAACTCGGCGACACCCTCGTCGCGCTCGGCGACTACCTGGAGCGGATGAACCCGTCGCTGCCGGACCTCAAGGCCGACCTGACCGGCCTTGCCGACACCGCGAACACCTACGCCGAGGCCGCGCCGGACTTCCTCACGGCACTGTCCGATCTCACCACGACCAGCCGGACCCTGCTGGAGAAGCGGGAACAACTCACCGGCCTGTACGCCACGATCAGCACCGCCTCGGCGGATCTGGGCAGCTTCCTCGAGGTGAACAAGGAGAACCTGATCGACCTCACCGGCACCGTGCAGCCCACCCTGGACGTGCTGGCGAAGTACGCGCCGGAGTACCCGTGCATGCTCAAGCAGCTCGCCGACTCGATTCCCGCCGCCGAGGCGGCCTTCGGCAAGGGCACCGACGAGATGAACCACGTGACCATCCGGTTCACCGCCAGCCGCGGCAAGTACCTGCCCGGGGTGGACGAGCCGGAGTACAACGACAAGCGCGGCCCCCGCTGCTACCCGCAGGCCCCGGCGCCGGGCCGGTGGCCGCAGTACCCGCCGGAGGGCCCGGTCAAGGACGGCGCGAGCAAACCCGCCCCGCCGAACTCTCCGCGCGGGTTCGAGGAGACCACCGGTGGCGGTGGTGGCACGCCGGCCGCGCCGCCCCTGGCCAACTCGCCCGCCGAGCGTCGGTTGATCGCCGGGCTGCGGGCCGGGCAGCTCGGGGTGCCGCCGGCTGAGATACCCGGCTGGACCAGCCTGCTGGTCGGCCCGCTGTACCGCGGGGCGGAGGTGACGGTCGAGTAA
- a CDS encoding Zn-dependent alcohol dehydrogenase has translation MLNAIGDDKLELRDDVTTVDPGPHEVRIRVRASGVCHSDLSAMDGTLPALAPGVVGHEGAGEVLQVGSAVEHLAPGDHVTVSFVPPCGACPSCLRGEPNLCAVHAIAAFSSPRFRLGEDPLFGYAGLGTFAEEVVVPAAGAIKVDPDVPFETAALIACGVLTGVGAVLNTAQVRPGSTVVIIGCGGVGVSVIQGARIAGATTIVAVDPVEAKHDTARRFGATHATTPEGLEELKQAVTAAEGFDYAFDIVGLPGTIRSAWDNARRGGSVVIVGAGKADAMVEFSAQELFLHDKKILGSFYGSAHVHRDTGRMLGFWRAGLLDLDGMISRRIGFADLNDGLDLLRRGSTEVIRQVVTLD, from the coding sequence GTGCTGAACGCGATCGGCGATGACAAGCTCGAGCTGCGGGACGACGTCACGACGGTCGATCCCGGCCCGCACGAGGTGCGGATCCGGGTCCGGGCATCGGGCGTCTGCCACAGCGATCTTTCCGCGATGGACGGCACCCTGCCAGCGCTGGCGCCCGGCGTGGTCGGCCACGAGGGGGCCGGCGAGGTCCTGCAGGTGGGTTCGGCGGTCGAGCACCTCGCGCCGGGTGACCACGTCACGGTCTCGTTCGTCCCGCCGTGCGGTGCCTGCCCGAGCTGCCTGCGCGGCGAGCCCAACCTCTGCGCGGTGCACGCGATCGCCGCGTTCAGCTCGCCGCGTTTCCGGCTCGGCGAGGATCCGCTGTTCGGCTACGCGGGCCTCGGCACCTTCGCCGAGGAGGTGGTGGTCCCCGCGGCCGGCGCGATCAAGGTGGACCCGGATGTGCCCTTCGAGACCGCCGCGCTGATCGCCTGCGGAGTGCTCACCGGCGTCGGGGCCGTGCTGAACACCGCACAGGTCCGACCAGGCTCCACCGTGGTGATCATCGGTTGCGGCGGCGTCGGGGTCTCGGTCATCCAGGGCGCGCGGATCGCGGGTGCCACCACGATCGTGGCCGTGGACCCGGTCGAGGCCAAACACGACACCGCGAGGAGGTTCGGCGCCACCCACGCGACCACTCCGGAGGGCCTCGAGGAGCTCAAGCAGGCCGTGACCGCGGCGGAGGGTTTCGACTACGCCTTCGACATCGTCGGCCTGCCCGGCACGATCCGCTCGGCATGGGACAACGCCCGCCGCGGCGGCTCGGTGGTGATCGTCGGGGCCGGCAAGGCGGACGCGATGGTGGAGTTCAGCGCGCAGGAGCTGTTCCTGCACGACAAGAAGATCCTCGGTTCGTTCTACGGCTCCGCGCACGTGCACCGGGACACCGGCCGGATGCTGGGATTCTGGCGGGCGGGCCTGCTCGACCTGGACGGGATGATCTCGAGGCGAATCGGCTTCGCCGACCTCAACGACGGCCTGGACCTGCTGCGCAGGGGCAGCACCGAGGTGATCCGTCAGGTGGTGACGCTCGATTGA
- a CDS encoding MlaE family ABC transporter permease, protein MTTQANDSERTDRTLEIIARPGAMLEGFGSQLSFYARALAWAPRTLRRYGKETARLLTEVSFGTGALAVIGGTLGVMIGMTLFTGLIVGLQGYSALNQLGTAALTGFISAYFNTREVAPLSAGLALSATVGCGFTAQLGAMRISEEIDALEVMGVPSLPYLVTTRVLAGVAAVIPLYAVGLLSSYLASRQITIWVYGQSAGTYDHYFNLFLPPEDVLWSFVKVIIFSVLVVLSHCYYGYTARGGPAGVGIAVGRAVRTSIVLIAVLDFFLSLAIWGATTTVRISG, encoded by the coding sequence ATGACGACGCAAGCGAACGACTCGGAACGGACCGACCGAACCCTGGAGATCATCGCGCGCCCCGGTGCGATGCTGGAGGGTTTCGGCAGCCAGCTTTCCTTCTATGCCAGGGCGCTGGCCTGGGCGCCGCGCACGCTGCGGCGCTACGGCAAGGAAACGGCGCGGCTGCTCACCGAGGTCAGTTTCGGCACCGGTGCGCTGGCGGTGATCGGCGGAACCCTCGGCGTGATGATCGGGATGACCCTGTTCACCGGCCTGATCGTCGGGTTGCAGGGGTACTCGGCGCTGAACCAGCTCGGCACCGCCGCGCTCACCGGGTTCATCTCCGCCTATTTCAACACCCGGGAGGTGGCGCCGCTGTCGGCGGGGCTGGCGCTGTCGGCCACGGTGGGTTGCGGGTTCACCGCGCAGCTCGGCGCGATGCGGATCTCCGAGGAGATCGACGCGCTGGAGGTGATGGGAGTGCCCAGCCTGCCGTACCTGGTCACCACCCGGGTGCTGGCCGGGGTGGCCGCCGTGATCCCGCTGTACGCGGTGGGCCTGCTGTCCTCGTACCTGGCATCACGGCAGATCACCATCTGGGTCTACGGGCAGTCGGCAGGCACCTACGACCACTACTTCAACCTGTTCCTGCCACCGGAGGACGTGCTGTGGTCCTTCGTCAAGGTGATCATCTTCAGCGTGCTGGTGGTGCTCTCGCACTGCTACTACGGCTATACCGCACGCGGCGGTCCCGCGGGGGTCGGCATCGCGGTGGGGCGGGCCGTGCGGACCTCGATCGTGCTGATCGCGGTGCTGGACTTCTTCCTCAGCCTGGCGATCTGGGGCGCCACGACGACGGTGAGGATTTCCGGATGA
- a CDS encoding ferredoxin has translation MEVSVDRSLCEANEVCVAVAPEVFELDEDEELRIIQPNPAAEDVERVSQAVASCPKNALLMAE, from the coding sequence ATGGAGGTCAGTGTCGACCGGTCGCTGTGTGAGGCCAACGAGGTGTGCGTCGCCGTCGCCCCCGAGGTCTTCGAGTTGGACGAGGACGAGGAGCTTCGGATCATCCAGCCGAACCCTGCCGCCGAAGATGTAGAACGTGTTTCGCAAGCTGTCGCGTCCTGCCCGAAAAACGCCCTGCTCATGGCGGAGTAG